From the Oleiharenicola lentus genome, one window contains:
- a CDS encoding translation initiation factor, with translation MDIKRTTAGRGGKTVTLVTGFVGIGLPEKESLAKKMRNACGCGGTVKDGDIEIQGDQREKIAQILSAAGFRPVFAGG, from the coding sequence GTGGACATCAAACGCACAACCGCCGGGCGCGGCGGCAAGACCGTGACGCTGGTCACCGGCTTCGTGGGCATCGGTCTGCCGGAGAAAGAATCGCTTGCGAAAAAAATGCGCAATGCCTGCGGCTGCGGCGGCACGGTGAAGGACGGCGACATTGAGATCCAGGGCGACCAGCGCGAGAAGATCGCGCAGATCCTGAGTGCCGCCGGCTTCCGGCCGGTATTTGCGGGCGGATAA
- a CDS encoding glycosyltransferase family 4 protein encodes MHETPSAFLHFDPPLPGLVGGTILQGWLVGKPGHDYTDVRTVCGNAVFPGVHGNPRRDLAEFFKAPQPFLLAGFSITMTLPEGRHRLRFEALAITGRWEELGALDWNVNAAEARPDPEGLTPLNADAFGEALRVALRRLAQPSATIEETVRDVIAETPLRHHLQHPPRPFHGHLDQPRTWERSLFGRLPISGWIYHESQPIKRVLATVDLQAVQVLKLGRATEFLKERSGNSPLATHCGYDGFLDLPSQLPLPVTVRIYAELADGSWHLGSVARFTQTDHEFLKQAYGRFSPFTFWRTWRALSRKATSAGWHLPEGRGAVVRQVWQEYGEQAPRGHGPAPRRPVTGVPRPGIHLFTHNLNREGAPLFLLEYARQLRQQSAGPITVTSGAEGRLRQDFEQLGAKVQVVDATPLLRGRTAGQVRAQIGELARQVDLTGAGLVVANTLSAWWGVHLARAASVPSLFYIHESTSPNGFFRGLLPAPALAEVEETFRLADRVSFLTATTRHYYQALSDGSNYRLNPGWIEREAIEAFRRQHPRGMLRAELGVAPERRLVINVGSVCERKGQHVFARAVDLLWRRAPALAASADFLMVGGRNTTYDEDLAHFLAGLGRPNLRIVPENAGVYRYYGAADLFVCSSYEESFPRVVLEAMAFALPILSTNVHGIPEMARPDREALLVPPGDTAALAEGLHRLLAAPEPGRSLAASALARVGEFDLARVLPRHLALARELAPI; translated from the coding sequence ATGCACGAGACCCCCTCCGCATTCCTGCACTTCGACCCGCCGCTCCCCGGCCTGGTCGGCGGCACGATCCTGCAGGGCTGGCTGGTGGGAAAACCGGGCCACGACTACACGGATGTGCGCACGGTGTGCGGCAACGCGGTCTTTCCCGGCGTCCATGGCAACCCGCGGCGCGACCTCGCGGAATTCTTCAAGGCGCCCCAGCCCTTCCTGCTCGCCGGCTTCTCCATCACCATGACGCTGCCGGAAGGCCGGCACCGCCTGCGCTTCGAGGCGCTGGCGATCACCGGCCGCTGGGAGGAACTCGGAGCGCTCGACTGGAACGTGAACGCTGCCGAGGCCCGGCCCGACCCCGAGGGACTCACGCCGCTCAACGCCGACGCCTTTGGCGAAGCCCTGCGCGTGGCTCTGCGCCGGCTGGCTCAGCCTTCAGCCACCATCGAGGAAACCGTCCGCGATGTGATTGCGGAAACCCCGCTCCGCCACCACCTCCAGCACCCGCCCCGCCCCTTCCACGGGCATCTCGACCAACCGCGCACCTGGGAGCGTTCACTCTTCGGGCGTCTGCCCATTTCCGGTTGGATTTACCACGAGTCCCAACCGATCAAGCGCGTGCTCGCCACGGTGGACCTGCAGGCCGTGCAGGTGCTGAAGCTCGGCCGCGCCACCGAGTTTCTGAAGGAGCGCTCAGGGAATTCCCCGCTGGCCACGCACTGCGGCTACGACGGCTTTCTTGACCTTCCCTCCCAGCTGCCGCTGCCGGTCACCGTCCGCATCTACGCCGAGCTCGCCGACGGCAGCTGGCACCTCGGCTCCGTGGCGCGCTTCACGCAAACCGACCACGAGTTCCTCAAGCAGGCTTACGGACGCTTCTCCCCGTTCACCTTCTGGCGCACCTGGCGCGCCCTCTCCCGCAAGGCGACATCCGCCGGTTGGCATCTGCCCGAGGGACGCGGTGCAGTGGTCCGGCAGGTCTGGCAGGAATATGGTGAGCAGGCCCCCCGCGGCCACGGACCAGCCCCGCGTCGTCCGGTTACGGGCGTGCCGCGCCCGGGAATTCATTTGTTCACGCACAACCTCAACCGCGAGGGTGCTCCGCTTTTCCTCTTGGAATACGCCCGCCAGTTGCGCCAGCAGTCCGCCGGCCCGATCACGGTCACCAGCGGAGCCGAGGGCCGTTTGCGCCAGGATTTCGAGCAACTCGGCGCAAAGGTGCAGGTGGTTGACGCGACCCCGCTGCTCCGCGGCCGGACCGCCGGCCAGGTTCGGGCCCAGATCGGTGAACTCGCGCGCCAGGTGGATCTGACCGGCGCGGGCCTCGTGGTCGCGAACACGCTCTCCGCCTGGTGGGGCGTGCATCTGGCCCGGGCCGCCAGCGTACCGTCCTTGTTCTACATCCACGAAAGCACCTCGCCCAACGGATTTTTCCGCGGACTGCTGCCGGCCCCGGCTCTCGCCGAAGTGGAGGAAACCTTTCGCCTGGCCGATCGGGTCTCCTTCCTCACCGCGACTACCCGGCACTACTACCAGGCGTTGTCCGACGGGTCCAACTACCGGCTCAATCCGGGTTGGATCGAACGTGAAGCAATCGAGGCCTTTCGCCGCCAGCATCCGCGCGGGATGCTTCGCGCGGAACTGGGCGTCGCGCCCGAGCGCCGCCTCGTGATCAACGTTGGCAGCGTGTGCGAGCGCAAGGGCCAGCATGTCTTCGCCCGCGCCGTGGACCTGCTCTGGCGCCGGGCGCCGGCGCTGGCGGCTTCCGCCGACTTCCTCATGGTCGGGGGACGCAACACAACCTACGACGAGGACCTCGCGCACTTTCTCGCCGGGCTCGGCAGGCCCAATCTGCGGATCGTGCCCGAAAACGCGGGCGTTTACCGGTATTACGGTGCGGCCGACCTATTCGTTTGCTCCAGCTACGAGGAATCGTTCCCGCGCGTAGTGCTCGAAGCGATGGCCTTTGCGCTGCCGATCCTCAGCACCAACGTGCACGGCATACCCGAAATGGCGCGACCGGACCGCGAAGCCCTCCTGGTCCCGCCCGGTGACACCGCCGCGCTCGCGGAGGGATTGCATCGCTTGCTCGCCGCTCCCGAGCCCGGACGCTCCCTTGCGGCCTCCGCCTTGGCCCGGGTGGGAGAGTTTGACCTTGCCCGCGTGCTGCCCCGCCACCTCGCCCTCGCCCGCGAACTGGCCCCGATCTGA
- a CDS encoding class I SAM-dependent methyltransferase, which produces MNLSGHMARFHTSTGTFVGWRQLPNGVRAIGQAVIRKAFGRIPRQPWIPFAAQKELAAILTRDAVVWEVGAGYSTLWLSARASCVVSIEASREWHDRLAAIIRQERIGNVDLRHEWQADRMADFAGVEDGSLDLLFIDGGPRGRCLANGFRKVRSGGHVYLDNWDDRNFWEGETDFPERHATEIRRRVSCVDYVPAQFGVYEGLLLQKA; this is translated from the coding sequence GTGAACCTCTCCGGTCATATGGCACGGTTCCATACCTCCACGGGGACATTTGTCGGCTGGCGACAGCTGCCCAACGGGGTGCGCGCGATCGGGCAGGCCGTGATCCGAAAGGCCTTCGGACGCATCCCGCGACAGCCTTGGATACCGTTTGCGGCCCAGAAGGAACTGGCGGCGATTCTGACCCGGGATGCCGTGGTGTGGGAGGTCGGGGCCGGCTATTCGACGCTTTGGCTTTCGGCCCGCGCCAGCTGCGTGGTCAGCATCGAGGCTTCGAGGGAGTGGCATGACCGTCTCGCCGCGATCATCCGTCAGGAAAGGATCGGAAACGTCGATTTGCGCCATGAATGGCAGGCCGACCGGATGGCCGATTTTGCCGGCGTGGAGGATGGCAGTCTCGACCTGTTGTTCATTGATGGAGGCCCGCGTGGGCGTTGTCTGGCAAACGGCTTCCGCAAGGTGAGGAGCGGCGGCCATGTGTATCTCGACAACTGGGATGATCGGAATTTTTGGGAGGGGGAAACCGACTTTCCGGAAAGACACGCCACGGAGATCAGGCGTCGGGTATCCTGCGTGGATTACGTGCCGGCCCAATTTGGCGTTTACGAGGGGCTCTTGCTGCAGAAGGCCTGA
- a CDS encoding glycosyltransferase: protein MSETTHAYSHLESPAPGARLPQGRHTLRGWVWPKTGGVFCDVRARIGARLFAGVHGLPRQDLATHFNTGRPVALAEFYVNVWLEPGPVEIVLEALEIDGRWRAFQSVIYTVGPAQPPVDFAVPAGPLRWIDHGHGLRRLLHAAARQPEQPLPALARQLAGEISWPRVLRDAPAPLLGFVDEPASACCCRFGRIPAFGHLFHPQIPTRRILATVDLQSWQPLEIHRPSPGPAAHYAQFPNAQACGFTGLVDVPAQLPNPVSLRLYAELEDGSLHLGPVVRTRLHTQEDEKPLPTTRAFSFDEALAAWDAALAELGLPVTRDAELERYLSTLRVEHESTSRPRPAATARLQESPPRPTQPIPQRVLLATHGLSLQGAPRFLLELGRALAAAGASLDVVSAEDGPLRAEFEQLGARVQVLDCAAVMSADTAEAGATAVAALARAGGWASADLVIANSFTTFWAVHAAKAAQRPVLFYVHESTTPAVFYGTRVPPAVVTLAEQAFALADAVSFTTASTRRCHLAYGRPERHHFTPGWVDIAGLDHWIAAQNRDALRQALGVQPGEQLVCNIGTVSDRKGQHTFARAVDLLWRRHPELASRTRFILLGGRDTPFDTMLGDALANLGRANLVVHEETTDYLRYYLAADLFVCSSYEESSPRVVFEAMACRTPILASAVHGIPELVRDGLEAVLLPPGDTVAWSHGLARLLATPALGRELAARARARAENLFAVPAVMPRHLALAALVAAGPRTA, encoded by the coding sequence ATGAGCGAGACCACCCACGCTTACTCCCATCTCGAATCCCCCGCCCCGGGCGCCCGCCTGCCGCAGGGGCGGCACACGCTGCGCGGTTGGGTCTGGCCGAAAACCGGCGGTGTGTTTTGTGACGTCCGCGCACGCATCGGCGCCCGCTTGTTCGCCGGCGTGCACGGTTTGCCGCGGCAGGATCTAGCGACGCATTTCAACACCGGCCGCCCCGTCGCCCTCGCCGAGTTCTACGTGAACGTGTGGCTCGAACCGGGCCCGGTCGAGATTGTCCTAGAAGCCCTCGAGATTGACGGACGCTGGCGCGCTTTCCAGTCGGTCATCTACACCGTGGGTCCGGCCCAGCCTCCGGTGGATTTCGCCGTGCCCGCCGGTCCGTTGCGGTGGATCGATCACGGCCACGGGCTCCGCCGGCTGCTGCACGCAGCCGCCCGGCAGCCGGAGCAACCCTTGCCCGCGCTCGCGCGGCAGCTCGCCGGCGAAATTTCGTGGCCGCGCGTGCTGCGCGACGCGCCCGCGCCGCTGCTGGGTTTTGTGGACGAACCCGCGTCCGCCTGCTGCTGCCGCTTCGGTCGCATCCCGGCTTTCGGTCATCTCTTCCATCCGCAGATCCCCACCCGTCGCATCCTCGCCACGGTGGATCTCCAGTCGTGGCAGCCGCTCGAGATTCATCGTCCCTCACCCGGGCCCGCGGCCCACTACGCCCAGTTCCCCAACGCCCAGGCCTGTGGCTTCACCGGTCTCGTGGACGTGCCGGCGCAGCTGCCGAATCCGGTCAGTCTCCGCCTCTACGCCGAGTTGGAGGACGGCAGTCTGCACCTCGGACCGGTGGTGCGCACCCGCCTGCACACGCAGGAAGACGAGAAACCCCTCCCGACGACCCGGGCGTTTTCCTTCGACGAGGCGCTTGCGGCGTGGGACGCAGCCTTGGCAGAACTCGGACTGCCCGTGACCCGTGATGCAGAATTGGAGCGCTATCTCTCCACGCTGCGCGTCGAGCACGAGTCCACCTCCCGCCCGCGTCCCGCCGCCACCGCGCGCCTGCAGGAATCACCGCCGCGCCCGACCCAGCCGATCCCGCAGCGCGTGCTTCTCGCCACCCACGGCCTGAGCCTGCAGGGCGCCCCGCGGTTCCTGCTCGAACTCGGCCGGGCCCTCGCCGCCGCGGGCGCGAGCCTCGATGTCGTCAGCGCCGAGGACGGCCCGCTGCGGGCGGAGTTCGAACAGCTCGGCGCGCGCGTGCAGGTTCTCGACTGCGCCGCGGTCATGAGCGCCGACACCGCCGAAGCCGGCGCAACCGCCGTGGCCGCCCTCGCCCGCGCCGGCGGCTGGGCTTCCGCCGACCTCGTGATCGCGAACAGCTTCACGACCTTCTGGGCGGTGCATGCGGCCAAGGCCGCGCAGCGTCCCGTGCTCTTCTACGTTCACGAGAGCACCACGCCGGCAGTCTTCTACGGGACGCGGGTTCCTCCCGCGGTCGTCACGCTCGCCGAGCAGGCCTTCGCCCTCGCCGACGCCGTGTCCTTCACCACCGCCTCGACCCGCCGCTGCCACCTCGCCTACGGGCGGCCCGAGCGGCACCATTTCACTCCCGGCTGGGTGGACATCGCCGGACTCGACCACTGGATCGCAGCCCAGAACCGCGACGCCCTGCGTCAGGCGCTCGGCGTGCAGCCGGGCGAACAGCTCGTCTGCAACATCGGCACCGTCTCCGACCGCAAAGGCCAGCACACCTTCGCGCGCGCCGTTGACCTGCTCTGGCGCCGTCACCCTGAGCTCGCGAGCCGCACGCGCTTCATACTGCTCGGTGGACGCGACACGCCCTTCGACACGATGTTGGGCGATGCGCTCGCCAACCTCGGCCGCGCCAATCTCGTCGTGCATGAGGAGACCACCGACTACCTGCGCTACTACCTCGCGGCGGATCTGTTCGTCTGCTCCAGCTACGAGGAATCGTCCCCGCGCGTCGTGTTCGAGGCGATGGCCTGCCGCACGCCGATCCTTGCCTCCGCGGTGCATGGGATTCCCGAGCTTGTGCGCGACGGTCTGGAAGCCGTGTTGCTGCCGCCCGGTGACACCGTCGCATGGAGCCATGGCCTCGCTCGTTTGCTTGCGACTCCCGCCCTCGGCCGCGAACTGGCCGCCCGGGCCCGCGCCCGGGCGGAAAACCTTTTCGCCGTTCCGGCAGTCATGCCGCGCCATCTCGCGCTCGCCGCCCTGGTGGCCGCCGGACCTCGGACAGCCTGA
- a CDS encoding glycosyltransferase family 4 protein, producing MTPPDWQSAIEIHPTGWVCPSEPFWVAGWVASPALVPVDVRAWLGPMPFLGLSGLPRPDKEIATRGRAGPPQAGFSFLLKPVPGANNLRIEVRDQHGRWTEIFRQPVTSAGTPLPAPPAPSGPEPLLDLLRAHQTRPGESWSTLAQEILTAAVAENFDVMPSPPFQGALEEMGPRTAISYDHLLVTGWIAHREQRITALTAFLDTSAPRPLLHGLSRPDVGSLFPGLVDGARSRFAGYLRIPPAAPRPLALRIFADLADGRRELVFLKRFRPVLVSGAGTDLPPFSRWKFARASWALKQAGWPASDARRTLREAWTAWRHAAPVADALPPTTTEPAATASRPLRVTLVSHNLNFEGAPLFLLEYARYLATLPGWQVRVVSPSEGPLRAAFAALGVAVTLADPSESSDASPEWQQADVIVANTLVATWAVHLAHRIGKPAILYVHESVNARRFFALQLDRPAIERVEQAFALASRVVFIADAARRVHAALERSANFRVIPGWIDIARIDAYAAAHDRAALRRELGLTDDAVVFAAIGSLMPRKGQHVFLSTVARLRSLAPAGAPLVFLLVGGQAPIDPYADLLRAQAAGLPGADIRFIGHSADPYRFFLTADVFVCASLEEALPRVVMEAAAFGRLIVTTHVNGIPELLGPEDAWFAPPDDAGRLADAMLAALAAQQRGDFSRGQRARAAVAPHFDSAGLLPRHADLIRTVAAVPSS from the coding sequence ATGACCCCGCCCGACTGGCAGTCCGCGATCGAGATCCATCCGACCGGGTGGGTTTGCCCGTCGGAACCGTTCTGGGTCGCCGGCTGGGTGGCGTCTCCTGCTCTCGTTCCCGTGGACGTGCGCGCGTGGCTCGGGCCGATGCCATTTCTCGGTCTCTCCGGCCTGCCGCGTCCGGACAAGGAAATCGCGACCCGCGGACGCGCCGGCCCGCCGCAGGCAGGATTTTCCTTTCTCCTGAAACCAGTCCCCGGTGCGAACAACCTCCGCATCGAGGTGCGTGACCAGCACGGCCGGTGGACGGAAATCTTCCGGCAACCGGTCACCTCCGCCGGAACCCCACTCCCGGCTCCGCCGGCGCCCTCCGGTCCCGAGCCGCTGCTCGATCTGCTGCGCGCGCACCAGACGCGGCCCGGCGAAAGCTGGAGCACCCTCGCCCAGGAAATCCTGACGGCTGCCGTCGCCGAGAATTTCGACGTGATGCCGAGCCCGCCCTTCCAAGGCGCACTGGAGGAGATGGGCCCGCGCACCGCGATCTCCTACGATCATCTGCTTGTCACCGGTTGGATCGCCCACCGCGAACAGCGCATCACCGCGCTCACCGCCTTTCTCGACACCTCCGCGCCGCGGCCGCTGCTGCACGGCCTGTCTCGCCCCGATGTCGGCTCGCTGTTTCCCGGCCTCGTGGACGGCGCGCGGTCCCGCTTCGCCGGCTACCTGCGAATTCCGCCCGCCGCGCCGCGTCCGCTGGCGCTGCGGATCTTTGCCGATCTGGCCGACGGGCGGCGCGAACTCGTCTTCCTGAAACGCTTCCGGCCAGTGCTCGTGAGCGGCGCCGGCACCGACCTGCCGCCTTTCTCGCGCTGGAAATTCGCGCGGGCCTCCTGGGCGCTGAAACAGGCCGGCTGGCCGGCTTCGGACGCCCGTCGCACCCTGCGCGAAGCCTGGACCGCCTGGCGCCACGCCGCACCGGTTGCGGACGCACTCCCGCCGACCACAACCGAGCCCGCCGCCACTGCGTCACGCCCGCTGCGCGTCACGCTCGTGTCGCACAACCTCAACTTCGAGGGCGCGCCGCTCTTCCTGCTCGAATATGCGCGCTACCTTGCGACCTTGCCCGGCTGGCAGGTGCGCGTGGTTTCGCCGAGCGAGGGCCCGCTGCGCGCGGCTTTCGCCGCCCTCGGCGTGGCGGTGACGTTGGCTGACCCCTCGGAATCTTCCGACGCCTCCCCCGAATGGCAGCAAGCCGACGTGATCGTGGCCAATACCCTGGTCGCCACTTGGGCCGTGCATCTCGCGCACCGCATCGGGAAACCGGCCATTCTCTACGTTCACGAGAGCGTCAATGCGCGCCGCTTTTTCGCCCTCCAACTCGACCGGCCCGCGATCGAGCGCGTCGAGCAGGCCTTCGCCCTCGCCAGCCGCGTGGTCTTCATCGCCGATGCCGCCCGCCGCGTGCACGCGGCGCTGGAACGCTCCGCCAACTTCCGCGTCATACCCGGTTGGATCGACATCGCCCGCATCGACGCCTACGCCGCCGCGCACGACCGCGCCGCCCTGCGCCGGGAACTCGGCCTGACCGACGACGCCGTCGTGTTCGCAGCCATCGGTTCACTCATGCCCCGCAAGGGCCAGCATGTTTTCCTCTCCACCGTCGCCCGCCTGCGCTCGCTAGCCCCGGCCGGCGCCCCGCTCGTGTTCCTCCTCGTCGGCGGCCAGGCGCCCATCGATCCCTATGCCGACCTGCTGCGCGCCCAGGCCGCCGGTCTGCCCGGCGCGGACATCCGCTTCATCGGACACTCGGCGGATCCCTACCGCTTCTTCCTCACGGCCGATGTCTTCGTGTGCGCCAGCCTTGAGGAGGCCCTGCCGCGCGTCGTGATGGAAGCCGCGGCGTTTGGCCGGCTCATCGTGACCACCCACGTGAACGGCATCCCGGAACTGCTCGGGCCGGAAGACGCGTGGTTTGCCCCGCCCGACGACGCCGGCCGGCTCGCCGACGCCATGCTCGCCGCCCTCGCCGCGCAGCAGCGCGGCGACTTCTCCCGTGGCCAGCGCGCACGCGCCGCTGTCGCACCGCACTTTGACAGCGCTGGCCTCCTGCCCCGGCACGCCGATCTGATTCGCACCGTGGCGGCGGTTCCGTCCTCCTAA
- a CDS encoding ArnT family glycosyltransferase: MPEQPPARREGQILVGIFCVLLLGHFWLVTRSWSSGFLAGHEFRQTQTGLITHFIDRQNDFSLLYEAPIVGKPWVSVLLEVPIYQWSVVGLSRLLDLPHHVAARAISLGCFYLTLPAAFLLLGRMGLVSRTRRLFVVGLILPCPLYIFYSRAFLIDAMALMGSAWWLYAFVRMMERRRWTWFLFATFAGTLAALVKSAVYAVWLIPGAAYGAWLLWSDLRTRQWGRSADTVFWGLAGVLVPLGTLRWWITVTDPIKEAHASAWIFTSKNLVQGNWGFSDLAAGLAPKTWGILSNRWAEGIMAPWLLLTLLVAGLVALPRVRWPALGLAGVFFVSQFLFPWAYAYQDYYFYSCALFLCAAFGWMFLGALDSRLPRWVCWPLLIVPVAANLHTYFRSYYPQQVAPTDGGFSYTLAIRDYLPQDTVIIISGADWSAIIPYYAQRKALMIRAGLENDAAYLDRAFGELMDEDVAALVLVGAQRGNKAIAARAAAAFNLEREPTAIHPLAEIYCSLRYRDRFKESLRKVNNYGDIINPPLPPVTPGPQKPQAVLAAYAMSDYPKISPAPLRAYFEQGLGYVWPEPEKEKAIFAHPACDLWIKPPRGATHIEWDAGLVEEAYTREGAKTDGVELTITAIMGGAEREIFRRELDPANQPGDRGKLKLVIPHEPVPGEILRFSARPRQGSAFDWLYWARIEVK, translated from the coding sequence ATGCCAGAGCAACCTCCAGCCCGCCGCGAAGGCCAGATCCTGGTCGGGATCTTCTGCGTCCTGCTGCTGGGGCATTTCTGGTTGGTCACCCGCAGCTGGAGTTCGGGTTTTCTGGCGGGACATGAGTTCCGGCAGACGCAGACCGGGTTGATCACCCACTTCATCGACCGGCAGAATGATTTTTCGCTGCTGTATGAGGCGCCGATCGTCGGAAAACCTTGGGTTTCGGTCCTCCTGGAGGTGCCGATTTACCAGTGGTCGGTCGTCGGCCTGAGCCGGTTGCTGGATCTGCCCCATCATGTGGCCGCGCGGGCGATATCGCTCGGCTGTTTCTATCTCACGTTGCCCGCGGCGTTCCTTCTGCTGGGGCGGATGGGACTGGTTTCGCGGACCCGCCGGCTGTTCGTGGTCGGCCTGATCCTGCCGTGTCCGCTCTATATCTTTTATTCGCGGGCCTTTCTGATCGATGCGATGGCCCTGATGGGCAGCGCGTGGTGGCTGTATGCGTTCGTGCGGATGATGGAGCGGCGGCGCTGGACCTGGTTTCTGTTTGCCACTTTCGCCGGCACGCTGGCGGCGCTGGTGAAGAGCGCGGTCTATGCGGTCTGGCTGATCCCCGGGGCGGCCTACGGGGCCTGGCTCCTGTGGAGCGACCTGCGCACGCGGCAGTGGGGGCGGTCGGCGGATACGGTGTTCTGGGGGCTGGCCGGGGTGTTGGTGCCGCTCGGAACCTTGCGCTGGTGGATCACGGTGACGGACCCGATCAAGGAGGCGCATGCCTCGGCCTGGATCTTCACCTCGAAAAACCTGGTGCAGGGCAACTGGGGTTTCAGCGACCTTGCGGCCGGACTGGCGCCGAAAACCTGGGGCATTTTGTCGAACCGCTGGGCCGAGGGTATCATGGCGCCGTGGTTGCTGCTGACGCTCCTGGTGGCGGGCCTGGTGGCACTGCCGCGGGTGCGATGGCCGGCCCTCGGCCTGGCGGGGGTGTTCTTTGTTTCGCAATTTCTCTTCCCGTGGGCCTACGCCTATCAGGACTACTATTTCTACTCGTGCGCGCTGTTTCTGTGCGCCGCGTTCGGCTGGATGTTCCTCGGTGCGCTGGATTCCCGCCTGCCACGGTGGGTGTGCTGGCCGCTGCTGATCGTGCCGGTGGCGGCGAACCTGCACACCTACTTCCGCAGCTATTATCCCCAACAGGTCGCGCCGACGGACGGCGGTTTTTCCTACACGCTGGCGATCCGGGACTACCTGCCGCAGGACACGGTGATCATCATTTCCGGCGCCGATTGGTCCGCGATCATTCCCTACTACGCGCAGCGCAAGGCGCTCATGATCCGGGCTGGCTTGGAGAATGATGCCGCCTACCTGGACCGGGCGTTCGGTGAGCTCATGGACGAGGATGTCGCGGCCCTGGTGCTCGTGGGGGCGCAGCGCGGCAACAAGGCCATCGCAGCCCGGGCGGCGGCCGCCTTCAATCTCGAGCGCGAGCCGACGGCCATCCATCCCTTGGCGGAGATCTATTGCAGTCTGCGCTACCGCGACCGTTTTAAGGAAAGCCTCCGCAAGGTGAACAATTACGGCGACATCATCAACCCACCGCTGCCGCCGGTCACTCCTGGTCCGCAGAAGCCCCAGGCGGTGCTGGCAGCCTATGCGATGTCGGATTATCCGAAGATTTCTCCCGCGCCGCTGCGGGCGTATTTCGAGCAGGGGTTGGGCTATGTCTGGCCGGAGCCAGAGAAGGAGAAGGCGATCTTTGCGCACCCGGCGTGCGATCTCTGGATCAAGCCGCCCCGCGGCGCCACCCACATTGAGTGGGACGCTGGACTGGTGGAGGAGGCCTACACCCGTGAGGGCGCCAAGACCGACGGGGTCGAGCTCACGATCACGGCCATCATGGGTGGTGCCGAACGGGAGATTTTCCGGCGTGAGCTGGATCCGGCCAATCAACCCGGGGACCGCGGAAAGTTGAAACTAGTGATCCCCCATGAGCCGGTGCCCGGTGAGATACTGCGTTTCTCCGCGCGCCCGCGCCAGGGCTCGGCCTTTGACTGGCTTTATTGGGCGAGGATCGAGGTGAAATAA